One Salmo trutta chromosome 24, fSalTru1.1, whole genome shotgun sequence genomic region harbors:
- the LOC115160521 gene encoding ankyrin repeat domain-containing protein SOWAHC-like gives MATECTEQAVLEFLTERGGLVRYMDLIDHFESVWKGDASKKTLFNERLNRHVDSVAFIKLEDGVKFVCLKENSTSSVKHTDPGNDGECNGNEVCGRDRPLSESGERGGSSNASRDGNGHSSDTCDSPEKDSNAPDALSWLDNDMESNGNVHHPCCLEEGKVIDVTSGGVTEVKLREVSDDTFSGGEVKLRDRRRRESAPALGTDSGVLAGQVQVRGSRRTSRGSQRALLTSALSEDGGWEGLDGDWNTPKSSRRNFIELMMSSSPQVRRSLINRGSRLRDSVRSDGDSTSLLSSADGDCVSVALDPLEHEWMLCASDGQWDSLYPLLILDPSLLTKRDFVTGFSCLHWAAKQGNEELLTQLLEHAKQNNVPVDVNVRSSAGYTPLHLAAMHGHTQVVHVLVDQWSVDPEARDYSGRRAGQYLPHGVSSTAALEPGGGTSPVGGGESDTENADSGAQGGRWRLPRVLQSNLNPLRLLNGSGEGGEGAGGGAGRSKAVQRKSSLSRINARLHRGRHKTQIIHSTSFRGTGEGVEEGERGETSPTSPLKGRPISNLFG, from the exons ATGGCGACCGAATGCACAGAACAAGCCGTCCTGGAGTTCCTGACGGAGAGAGGAGGGTTGGTCAGATATATGGACCTGATTGATCATTTTGAATCAGTGTGGAAAGGTGATGCGTCAAAGAAAACACTGTTCAATGAAAGGTTGAACCGTCACGTTGACAGCGTTGCTTTCATAAAACTGGAGGATGGAGTGAAATTCGTGTGTTTGAAGGAAAACAGCACAAGCTCCGTGAAGCACACAGACCCTGGCAACGATGGAGAGTGTAACGGCAACGAGGTGTGTGGTAGGGACCGCCCACTATCTGAATCTGGAGAACGGGGTGGGAGCAGCAATGCCAGCCGAGATGGAAACGGACATTCTAGTGATACATGTGATTCACCTGAAAAAGACTCAAATGCACCCGACGCCCTATCTTGGCTTGATAATGACATGGAATCAAACGGTAATGTTCATCATCCATGCTGCCTAGAGGAAGGTAAAGTTATTGATGTTACCTCAGGTGGAGTCACAGAGGTGAAGCTTAGAGAAGTTAGTGATGATACCTTCTCTGGTGGAGAGGTGAAGCtaagagacaggaggaggagagagtcagcTCCAGCACTGGGGACAGACTCAGGTGTGTTGGCTGGCCAGGTGCAGGTGAGGGGAAGTAGGAGGACCTCCCGGGGCTCCCAGAGGGCTCTGCTGACCAGCGCTCTGTCAGAGGACGGTGGGTGGGAGGGACTGGATGGAGACTGGAACACCCCCAAGAGCAGCCGCAGGAACTTCATAGAGCTGATGATGAGCAGCTCCCCACAG GTACGTCGGTCTCTGATCAACCGTGGCTCTCGTCTCAGAGACTCTGTCAGGAGCGACGGTGACTCCACCTCTCTGCTGTCGTCTGCAGACGGGGACTGTGTCTCAGTTGCCCTGGACCCCCTGGAGCACGAGTGGATGCTGTGTGCCTCGGACGGTCAGTGGGACAGTCTGTATCCGCTGCTGATCCTGGACCCCAGCCTGCTGACCAAGAGGGACTTTGTGACGGGCTTCTCCTGCCTCCACTGGGCTGCCAAGCAGGGCAACGAGGAGCTGTTGACACAGCTACTGGAGCATGCCAAGCAGAACAATGTCCCTGTGGATGTTAATGTACGCTCTAGTGCTGGGTACACTCCCCTTCACCTGGCCGctatgcatggacacacacag GTGGTGCATGTGCTGGTAGACCAGTGGTCTGTAGACCCAGAGGCCAGAGACTACAGTGGGAGGAGAGCTGGCCAGTACCTTCCCCATGGAGTCTCCTCTACTGCAGCCCTGGAGCCAGGGGGTGGGACCAGCCCTGTAGGAGGAGGAGAATCAGACACGGAGAACGCAGACAGCGGGGCACAAGGGGGGCGGTGGAGATTACCCAGAGTTCTCCAGTCCAACCTGAACCCACTGAGGCTGCTGAATGGAtcaggggaggggggggagggggcggGAGGGGGGGCAGGAAGGAGCAAGGCTGTTCAGAGGAAGTCGTCTCTAAGTCGGATCAACGCACGGCTCCACCGAGGACGCCATAAGACCCAGATCATCCACAGCACCTCCTTCAGAGGGAcgggggagggagtggaggagggagaaaggggggagaccAGCCCAACCAGCCCCCTCAAAGGCAGACCAATTTCCAATCTGTTTGGATAA